In Sediminitomix flava, a single genomic region encodes these proteins:
- a CDS encoding COG3014 family protein: protein MKFYTAFIAVLIFAFTSCSLPSFYQKNYELNKAIETQNYSAADEFMKAHEKKDANGRNRFLYYVNAGTVASLAGKYEESNTYFEKAYIFIEDERKQFLEQGAALLLNPNLSTYFGEDHEVLMIHYYKALNYVHLGDYEKALVECRRLDLRLQALSDKYKSDKKYKKDAFIHTLMGLIYDANNDYNNAFIAYRNAYLIYENEYKELFKLSAPLQLKKDLVRTADLGGLWTERDEYIQEFGIEYERPSADEANAIVIWNNGLGPVKQEWGLNFAIVHNGNGWVSFVNKQHGMSFPFYIGNNDLRAVTWVKAVFPRYVVRPNQFTSAEVIADSEEYPLELAQNINAISNKVLSERMALEMGKSLFRTAMKQAAAYKVGQKREGLGTLMSIVGNASESADTRNWQTLPASISYTRVPVSDSDSSFIVRMKNAEGRNENKKIDIKLNKGQTKIVSINTLQTRNNKLQ from the coding sequence ATGAAATTCTATACCGCCTTCATTGCTGTACTAATATTTGCTTTTACATCTTGTAGTTTACCTAGTTTCTATCAAAAAAATTATGAGTTAAATAAGGCTATTGAAACACAAAATTATAGTGCAGCCGATGAGTTTATGAAAGCTCATGAGAAAAAAGATGCCAATGGTAGAAATAGGTTTTTGTATTATGTAAATGCTGGAACTGTTGCTTCTCTAGCAGGGAAATATGAGGAAAGTAATACCTATTTTGAGAAAGCATATATTTTTATTGAGGATGAAAGAAAGCAATTTTTAGAGCAAGGAGCAGCCCTTTTACTAAACCCTAACCTTTCGACCTATTTTGGGGAAGATCATGAAGTTTTAATGATTCATTATTACAAGGCTCTTAATTATGTACATCTAGGAGATTATGAAAAGGCATTAGTAGAGTGTAGAAGGTTGGATTTGAGATTGCAAGCATTAAGTGACAAATACAAATCAGATAAAAAGTATAAAAAAGATGCTTTCATTCATACTTTGATGGGCTTAATCTATGATGCGAATAATGATTATAATAATGCCTTTATTGCTTACCGAAATGCTTATCTGATTTATGAAAATGAATATAAAGAGCTTTTTAAGCTATCAGCGCCTCTTCAATTAAAGAAAGATTTAGTACGTACCGCTGACCTCGGTGGACTTTGGACGGAAAGAGATGAGTATATACAAGAGTTCGGGATAGAATATGAAAGACCTTCTGCTGATGAGGCTAATGCAATAGTCATATGGAATAATGGATTGGGGCCTGTCAAACAGGAATGGGGACTTAATTTTGCGATTGTTCATAATGGAAATGGTTGGGTCTCTTTTGTAAATAAACAACATGGGATGTCATTTCCTTTTTATATCGGGAACAATGACTTGAGAGCTGTGACTTGGGTGAAGGCTGTATTTCCTAGATATGTTGTAAGACCAAATCAATTTACGAGTGCTGAAGTGATTGCTGATTCAGAAGAATACCCATTGGAGCTAGCCCAAAATATTAATGCAATTTCAAACAAGGTTTTAAGTGAACGAATGGCTTTAGAAATGGGGAAATCACTTTTCAGAACTGCTATGAAACAAGCAGCAGCCTATAAAGTTGGACAGAAAAGAGAGGGCCTAGGAACGCTTATGAGTATTGTAGGGAATGCAAGTGAAAGTGCAGATACAAGAAACTGGCAAACCTTACCTGCGTCAATTTCATATACAAGAGTACCAGTTTCGGATTCAGATTCTTCTTTTATTGTACGTATGAAAAATGCAGAAGGAAGAAATGAGAATAAAAAAATTGATATAAAACTGAACAAAGGTCAAACTAAAATTGTTTCTATAAATACCTTACAAACAAGGAATAATAAATTGCAATAA
- a CDS encoding penicillin-binding protein activator LpoB codes for MKNLLWTSLLVFIIAFTTGCSRKITRVAPDQQIDISGRWNDIDSKQVAEEMSADVLSKPWYRRFEETHNRPPVVIVGSVVNKSHEHISSDNFIKDIERELINSGQVRIVQNALFREKLREEKKQQQTNSSPETRAKLASELGADYMLVGIINSTVDAYKKEKVVNYKVNLEMNDLESTEIVWIGDKEIKKYIKN; via the coding sequence ATGAAAAACCTATTGTGGACGAGCCTTTTAGTTTTCATCATCGCATTTACAACGGGCTGTTCTAGAAAAATTACGAGAGTTGCCCCAGATCAACAAATTGATATTAGTGGCAGATGGAATGATATTGATTCCAAGCAAGTTGCTGAAGAGATGAGTGCTGATGTACTAAGCAAGCCATGGTATAGACGATTTGAAGAAACTCATAATCGTCCTCCTGTAGTTATTGTCGGAAGTGTCGTTAATAAAAGCCATGAACACATTTCTTCTGATAACTTCATTAAAGATATCGAAAGAGAATTGATTAATTCTGGACAAGTGAGAATCGTTCAAAATGCTTTATTCAGAGAGAAATTGAGAGAAGAAAAGAAGCAACAACAAACGAATTCTAGTCCTGAAACAAGAGCCAAATTAGCTTCAGAACTAGGAGCAGATTACATGTTGGTTGGAATAATCAATTCAACTGTAGATGCTTATAAAAAAGAGAAGGTAGTTAATTATAAAGTCAATCTTGAAATGAATGATCTTGAATCAACTGAGATTGTATGGATTGGTGACAAAGAAATTAAAAAGTATATAAAGAACTAA
- a CDS encoding M23/M56 family metallopeptidase, which translates to MIEFLHFLWKSSVLMTIPYLFFRVLFQKATFHQLNRGILYLILISSILGPLVSFDIPIEDNLKKYTLWIEDFEKIENSQNIDVLEVSQAMSFEWSTLLFVIYIFGVILFLIRFIIQFRQLISIRSSALKTEIKGNTFYLTNHPSAPFSFFHWIFLPSNYKSIDGIKSIITHEQAHVRQLHSFDSILLECYTILFWCNPFAFVLKNSFNILHEYLADQKVLSRNESEVNYLKLMLSQVENKHLLLSKNFGSKLKKRVQMIQNNKSSRLKQFSYLLFIPLLGILIQAISIENSSFDNEPSIVPLKMEKVEVSSHFGMRFHPISKKKLMHKGIDFRAKIGTPVVATANGRVILKEFKGKGIGHGRQIIIGHDQTYKTSYSQLSGFNVEVGDYVSKGDVIGFVGSSGNSTGPHLHYEVIKAGEQVDPVDYFVLNNESKEK; encoded by the coding sequence ATGATCGAGTTTTTACACTTTCTATGGAAGTCGAGTGTATTGATGACCATACCATATCTATTTTTTCGTGTACTCTTCCAGAAGGCTACTTTCCATCAGTTAAATAGAGGGATTCTTTATTTGATTCTGATAAGTTCAATTCTTGGACCACTAGTATCTTTTGATATTCCTATTGAAGATAATTTAAAGAAATATACATTATGGATAGAAGATTTTGAGAAAATCGAAAATTCTCAAAATATAGATGTATTAGAAGTGTCACAAGCAATGTCGTTTGAATGGAGTACACTGCTATTTGTCATCTATATATTTGGTGTGATATTGTTTTTAATAAGGTTTATAATTCAATTTAGACAGTTGATTTCGATCAGAAGTTCAGCTTTAAAGACAGAAATTAAAGGAAATACCTTTTATTTAACAAATCACCCTTCTGCCCCTTTCTCTTTCTTTCATTGGATTTTTTTACCGTCCAATTATAAGTCAATAGATGGTATTAAGTCTATTATTACACATGAACAAGCTCATGTCCGACAGCTCCACTCTTTTGATAGCATCTTACTAGAATGTTATACCATTTTGTTTTGGTGTAACCCTTTTGCTTTTGTCCTTAAAAATTCTTTCAACATTCTTCATGAATATTTAGCAGATCAAAAGGTGCTTTCAAGAAATGAGTCGGAGGTTAATTATTTAAAATTAATGCTTTCACAGGTAGAGAATAAACATTTATTACTCAGTAAAAACTTTGGAAGCAAACTTAAAAAGCGAGTACAAATGATTCAGAATAATAAAAGCTCAAGACTAAAACAATTTAGCTATCTACTTTTTATTCCTTTACTAGGTATACTTATTCAAGCTATTTCTATAGAGAATTCAAGCTTTGATAATGAACCAAGTATCGTCCCATTAAAAATGGAAAAGGTAGAAGTATCTTCTCATTTTGGTATGCGTTTTCATCCTATTTCAAAGAAAAAACTAATGCACAAGGGTATTGATTTTAGGGCGAAAATTGGAACTCCAGTTGTAGCTACAGCAAATGGGAGAGTTATATTAAAAGAGTTTAAAGGGAAAGGTATTGGACATGGTCGTCAGATTATTATCGGTCACGATCAAACTTATAAGACTTCATATAGTCAGCTTTCAGGCTTTAATGTAGAGGTAGGAGATTACGTTTCTAAAGGAGATGTGATTGGCTTTGTAGGTTCTTCAGGAAATTCAACTGGTCCACATTTGCATTATGAGGTGATAAAAGCAGGAGAACAAGTTGATCCTGTAGATTACTTTGTATTAAATAATGAGTCAAAAGAGAAATAA
- a CDS encoding DUF4139 domain-containing protein, translating into MKYIFYLSSILCLLPFYGFSQNELIVDAPISSSTVYFNGAQVLRKGSFSLKNEKTTLIFKGLSPNLKEKSIRVKEDGSFMVLKVQSKFDHLNEVEKTKEAEALTVKLEEARDKIALEKTHISILKDQLEFLKTNKNIKGTDATISPADYQSLSKIYFNEISKTKLDLLTREKNRDKLQSELTRLIDQYNDLYKQTYTPSYEVSVEVEGKIGKNSKIELSYLVENSAWVPTYDIRFTDTQKPLAFTYKAEVYQWTSIDWKNIDLTLSSADTETYAGMPQLYPQYLNFVSTLPKVVAVPDEEVLEEEIEIDFFMEDSESLDEVVVYEPALDEEPDFKLASKTLINNQQTAKEYAVGAKQSFKSQKSSNTIQFFQKEFDAEYEYQCIPKLSDKVYLVALITDENVSELMNGKANVYVENSFMGQTDINTAQFLDTLEVSFGVDPSIKVQREKVNVYTAKQSVGSYIKQTFTYKISMKNTKSFPINSKVIDQIPLSSDKNIEIEVKELSEGELFGNGSVIWNIELAPNETKELTLSYTIKYPKKEKINL; encoded by the coding sequence ATGAAATATATTTTTTACCTCTCAAGTATTCTTTGTTTATTGCCTTTCTATGGTTTTTCTCAAAATGAATTGATCGTAGATGCTCCAATTTCATCTTCTACAGTATATTTCAATGGAGCACAAGTATTGAGAAAAGGTTCATTTAGCCTTAAAAATGAAAAGACAACATTAATTTTTAAAGGACTTTCTCCAAACTTAAAAGAAAAGAGTATCCGAGTGAAAGAAGATGGCTCATTCATGGTTTTAAAAGTTCAAAGCAAATTTGACCATTTAAATGAGGTTGAAAAAACGAAAGAAGCTGAAGCCTTAACTGTAAAATTGGAAGAAGCTAGAGATAAAATTGCGCTAGAAAAAACACATATCAGTATCCTAAAAGATCAATTGGAGTTCTTAAAAACGAATAAAAATATAAAAGGTACTGATGCTACAATTAGCCCTGCCGATTATCAGTCTCTTAGTAAGATTTACTTTAACGAGATCAGCAAGACCAAACTTGACCTACTTACTAGAGAAAAAAACAGAGATAAACTTCAATCTGAACTTACTCGATTAATTGATCAGTACAATGATTTATACAAGCAAACTTACACACCTTCTTATGAAGTAAGTGTTGAAGTTGAAGGAAAAATCGGGAAGAATAGTAAAATTGAGCTTAGCTATTTAGTAGAGAATTCTGCTTGGGTACCAACTTATGATATTCGTTTTACTGACACTCAAAAACCACTCGCATTCACTTATAAAGCTGAAGTTTATCAATGGACAAGTATAGATTGGAAAAATATTGATCTAACACTTTCTAGTGCCGATACAGAAACTTATGCTGGAATGCCTCAACTCTACCCTCAATATTTGAACTTCGTAAGTACCCTACCAAAAGTCGTAGCTGTGCCCGATGAAGAAGTACTAGAAGAAGAGATTGAAATAGATTTCTTTATGGAAGATTCAGAATCTTTAGATGAGGTAGTAGTGTACGAACCAGCGCTTGATGAAGAACCTGACTTCAAATTAGCAAGTAAAACTCTTATCAATAATCAGCAGACAGCAAAAGAATATGCCGTTGGAGCAAAACAATCTTTTAAGTCTCAAAAAAGCTCAAATACTATCCAGTTTTTCCAAAAAGAATTTGATGCTGAGTACGAATATCAATGCATTCCGAAGTTGAGCGATAAAGTGTATTTAGTCGCTCTTATCACAGATGAAAATGTTTCTGAATTGATGAATGGGAAGGCAAATGTTTATGTCGAAAACTCATTTATGGGACAGACTGACATTAATACTGCTCAGTTTTTAGATACATTGGAGGTTTCATTTGGAGTTGATCCTTCTATAAAAGTACAACGAGAAAAAGTAAATGTTTACACAGCTAAACAGTCAGTAGGTTCATACATCAAACAGACATTTACCTATAAAATTTCGATGAAGAACACGAAGTCATTCCCTATTAATTCTAAAGTGATTGATCAGATTCCTTTATCATCTGATAAAAACATTGAGATTGAAGTAAAAGAGCTATCTGAAGGAGAACTTTTTGGTAATGGTTCTGTCATATGGAACATAGAGTTAGCACCTAATGAAACTAAGGAGTTAACACTTTCATATACGATCAAGTATCCTAAGAAAGAGAAAATCAATTTATAG
- a CDS encoding BlaI/MecI/CopY family transcriptional regulator: MKELTKAEEQIMQYVWKLEKAYLKDIVAQFPEPKPAYTTISTVIRVLTKKGFLGFNTYGKVNEYYPLVSKKEYFGSHFKGIVKSFFNGSLSGFASFFTESEDLSISELEEIKRMVEDKIDQKKKTK, encoded by the coding sequence ATGAAAGAATTGACAAAGGCAGAAGAACAAATTATGCAATATGTATGGAAGCTTGAAAAAGCATATCTAAAAGATATTGTAGCCCAATTTCCAGAGCCTAAACCAGCATATACGACTATCTCAACTGTGATTCGTGTGTTGACTAAAAAAGGTTTCTTGGGATTTAATACTTACGGTAAGGTAAATGAATATTATCCTTTGGTGTCGAAAAAGGAATATTTTGGATCACATTTCAAAGGAATAGTCAAGTCATTTTTTAATGGTTCTTTATCGGGTTTTGCTTCTTTTTTTACAGAGAGTGAAGATTTAAGTATTTCTGAACTTGAGGAAATTAAAAGAATGGTTGAAGATAAAATAGATCAAAAGAAAAAAACAAAATGA
- a CDS encoding sterol desaturase family protein, which yields MYDYWQTFLNGYIGYFNYLWTSITEPSFYNYFYALIVISLLVFSLEILKPWRENQPKFRKDFWLDFFYMIFNFFLFSLLIYNASSDVVVKAFNDSLANIGISNLVFISLENLPYWLILLIGFALRDFIQWNVHRLLHRVSWLWEFHKLHHSVKEMGFAAHLRYHWMETVVYRTIEYIPLALIGIGLYDFFYIHIFTIMIGHLNHANININYGPLRYIFNSPQMHIWHHAQSLPGNYKTGVNFGITLSIWDYLFKTDYIPYPGQNIELGFDGDEKYPKTFLKQITSGFSKSRK from the coding sequence ATGTACGACTATTGGCAAACTTTTCTGAATGGTTATATTGGTTATTTTAACTATTTATGGACCTCGATCACAGAACCTTCTTTTTACAATTATTTTTATGCTTTAATAGTAATTTCACTTTTAGTATTCTCATTAGAAATCTTAAAACCTTGGAGAGAAAATCAACCTAAGTTTCGAAAAGATTTTTGGTTAGATTTCTTCTATATGATTTTTAATTTTTTCCTTTTCTCTCTGCTGATTTATAATGCAAGTTCTGATGTAGTTGTAAAGGCTTTCAATGACTCTTTAGCTAATATTGGTATCTCTAATTTGGTATTTATAAGTTTAGAGAATTTACCTTATTGGTTAATTTTATTGATCGGGTTTGCTCTAAGGGATTTTATCCAATGGAACGTACACCGTTTATTACATCGGGTATCATGGCTTTGGGAGTTTCATAAATTACATCATTCGGTTAAGGAAATGGGTTTTGCTGCTCATTTAAGGTATCATTGGATGGAAACTGTTGTTTATAGAACAATCGAGTATATTCCATTAGCACTTATTGGAATTGGTCTTTATGATTTTTTCTACATTCATATTTTCACCATAATGATTGGTCATCTAAACCATGCTAATATCAATATTAATTATGGTCCGCTGAGGTATATTTTTAATTCTCCTCAAATGCATATTTGGCACCACGCTCAGTCGTTGCCAGGCAATTATAAGACAGGAGTGAATTTTGGGATTACTCTAAGTATTTGGGACTATCTATTCAAGACGGATTACATTCCTTATCCAGGACAAAATATTGAACTTGGTTTTGATGGAGATGAGAAGTATCCGAAGACTTTTCTGAAGCAAATTACTTCTGGGTTTTCAAAGAGTCGGAAGTAG
- a CDS encoding DNA-3-methyladenine glycosylase I, whose protein sequence is MEPKPKSYCQAVALMKEDDVNRFYHDHEYGFPLESDNELFGRLILEINQAGLSWTTILNKKENFYEAYDQYEIEVVANYSEGDRERLLSDKGIIRNKLKVNAAIHNANVILGLQKEHGSFKNWLDLNHPKTKEEWVKLFKKTFKFTGGEITNEFLMSTGYLKGAHDKDCPVYHEILKLNPKWASE, encoded by the coding sequence ATGGAGCCAAAGCCAAAATCATATTGTCAAGCTGTAGCTTTGATGAAAGAAGATGATGTAAATAGATTTTACCATGATCATGAGTATGGATTTCCTTTAGAATCGGATAATGAGTTGTTTGGTAGATTGATTTTAGAGATAAATCAAGCAGGACTCTCTTGGACAACAATTTTGAATAAAAAAGAGAATTTCTATGAGGCTTATGATCAATATGAGATTGAAGTTGTAGCAAATTACTCAGAAGGAGATAGAGAAAGGCTTCTATCTGATAAGGGAATAATTAGGAATAAACTAAAAGTCAATGCAGCTATTCATAATGCAAATGTGATTTTGGGATTACAAAAAGAACATGGTTCATTTAAAAATTGGCTAGACTTGAATCACCCAAAGACAAAAGAAGAGTGGGTGAAATTATTTAAAAAGACATTCAAGTTTACAGGAGGTGAGATTACTAATGAATTTCTGATGAGTACAGGATATTTAAAAGGAGCTCACGATAAAGATTGTCCTGTATATCATGAAATATTGAAATTAAACCCTAAGTGGGCGTCTGAATAA